Proteins from a genomic interval of Anatilimnocola floriformis:
- a CDS encoding DUF1549 domain-containing protein translates to MSSAGKDNRDDDHLLDGCLDEVLGGRTPQDLSARIMQAWAMRRQASAIDVILPPLPGPPIETLPLEIAPHALHEVEPPLPQSAAVTAANGHYSTVRRTAARKRKPDNSWLWWAAAACVAGLGVTVTIVALNQNPAGRALVKPAKPEQPKQEQIAKANNPSNNSANSGGNSVAVKPQPKTPNQNIKPAPQIVDKGPPSDGMPTENTTPREVTSPNVPTPSRQPKPAVNVHQLVEKKPGQALSDAEVVSYINSSLAQSWKDNKVQPSPAASDEEWCRRVYLRTLGRIPTVDEVRKFAVDRKSDKRERLVNQLMDSDGYVEQFAGHWAGVWSNLLVGRTLGGDAEALASRDGLEQFLRQSLATKKPYYELVYDLLTAEGSAQPGTPDYNGAVNFLVASLGKDGTLATARTSRIFLGQQLQCAQCHQHPTNDWSQQNYWAMNSFFRQARVQQVAGVTRLSDEDFVNRKTITTTGEVYFERPNGTVGATGPMFVDGTKIAPSGKLSDVNRRQELARLVINSPQMSSALVNRLWSHYFGYGFTRPVDDIGPQNLPSHPELLAKVSEQFAAHNYDMRKVMKWLVLSDAFGRSSRITGNNLADAPDAGSVPMFSHYYTRQLQAEEVYNSLLIAADLRKKAPNQKELETARVDWLAQFNRPMGTDDSEEETNFNGSVRQSLIMMNGDLMRRAVSSSDGSFMKSLQQSNLKPEEKVEHLFLAALSRQPSKRELDAVRQIVAQNRNNPAAALEDIWWSLLNSNEFILDH, encoded by the coding sequence TCTTCTGGATGGCTGCTTGGATGAAGTCCTGGGTGGACGCACTCCCCAGGATCTCTCTGCGCGCATCATGCAGGCCTGGGCCATGCGCCGACAGGCGAGTGCCATTGATGTCATCCTGCCGCCGCTGCCGGGCCCGCCGATCGAGACCCTGCCGCTGGAAATCGCTCCGCACGCGCTTCACGAAGTCGAGCCGCCGCTGCCGCAGTCCGCTGCAGTGACAGCCGCGAATGGTCATTACTCGACCGTTCGTCGCACTGCCGCGCGTAAGCGCAAGCCCGATAACAGTTGGCTGTGGTGGGCCGCTGCCGCTTGCGTTGCTGGCCTCGGCGTGACCGTCACCATTGTGGCTCTCAACCAAAACCCTGCGGGCCGAGCGCTCGTCAAACCCGCCAAGCCGGAGCAGCCGAAGCAGGAACAGATTGCCAAGGCTAACAACCCCAGCAACAACTCCGCGAATAGCGGCGGGAACTCGGTTGCTGTCAAGCCGCAGCCAAAGACGCCGAATCAAAACATCAAGCCGGCTCCACAGATCGTCGACAAGGGACCACCTTCCGACGGCATGCCGACGGAAAATACCACGCCGCGCGAAGTCACTTCGCCGAATGTGCCGACCCCATCTCGCCAACCGAAGCCCGCGGTCAACGTGCATCAGTTGGTCGAAAAGAAACCCGGCCAAGCCCTCAGTGATGCGGAAGTTGTTTCCTACATCAACTCATCGCTCGCTCAGTCGTGGAAAGACAACAAGGTCCAGCCTTCACCCGCGGCCAGCGACGAAGAATGGTGCCGCCGCGTCTATTTGCGCACGCTCGGTCGCATTCCCACGGTCGATGAGGTTCGCAAGTTTGCCGTCGATCGCAAAAGCGACAAGCGCGAACGGCTGGTCAATCAACTGATGGATAGCGACGGCTATGTCGAACAATTCGCCGGTCACTGGGCCGGTGTGTGGTCAAATCTGCTCGTCGGTCGCACGCTCGGCGGCGATGCCGAAGCGCTCGCCAGCCGTGATGGTCTCGAGCAGTTCCTGCGGCAATCGCTCGCCACGAAGAAGCCGTACTACGAACTGGTGTACGACCTGCTGACGGCAGAAGGTTCGGCTCAGCCGGGCACACCTGATTACAACGGCGCGGTGAACTTTCTGGTGGCATCGCTGGGCAAGGATGGCACGCTGGCCACGGCTCGCACGTCGCGGATTTTCCTCGGTCAGCAGCTGCAATGCGCCCAATGCCATCAACATCCGACGAATGACTGGAGCCAGCAGAATTATTGGGCGATGAATTCGTTCTTCCGCCAGGCCCGCGTGCAGCAAGTGGCTGGTGTGACGCGCTTGAGCGACGAGGACTTCGTCAATCGCAAGACAATCACGACGACCGGCGAAGTCTATTTCGAACGGCCGAACGGCACGGTCGGTGCCACCGGCCCGATGTTTGTCGATGGCACGAAGATCGCGCCGAGCGGCAAGCTCTCGGATGTGAACCGCCGGCAGGAACTCGCTCGCCTGGTGATCAACTCGCCGCAGATGAGTTCAGCCCTCGTCAATCGTCTGTGGTCGCACTACTTCGGCTACGGTTTTACGCGGCCCGTCGATGACATCGGCCCGCAGAATCTGCCCTCGCATCCCGAGTTGTTGGCCAAGGTCTCCGAACAGTTCGCCGCACACAACTACGACATGCGGAAGGTGATGAAGTGGCTCGTCCTGAGCGACGCCTTCGGCCGTTCGAGTCGCATCACCGGCAACAACCTGGCCGATGCTCCCGATGCCGGCAGCGTGCCGATGTTCAGCCATTACTACACCCGCCAACTGCAAGCCGAGGAAGTTTACAACTCGCTGCTGATCGCAGCCGACCTGCGGAAGAAAGCGCCGAATCAAAAGGAGCTGGAAACCGCCCGCGTCGATTGGCTCGCGCAGTTCAACCGGCCGATGGGTACTGACGACTCCGAAGAAGAAACGAACTTCAACGGCAGCGTTCGTCAATCGCTGATCATGATGAACGGCGACCTGATGCGTCGCGCCGTCAGCAGCAGCGATGGCAGCTTCATGAAGAGTCTGCAGCAGAGCAACCTCAAGCCTGAAGAAAAGGTCGAACACCTCTTCCTCGCCGCTCTTTCACGTCAGCCCAGCAAACGCGAGCTCGACGCCGTCCGCCAGATCGTGGCCCAAAACCGCAACAATCCCGCGGCTGCGCTCGAAGACATTTGGTGGAGCTTGCTCAACAGCAACGAGTTTATTCTCGATCATTAG
- the menC gene encoding o-succinylbenzoate synthase codes for MKIDRLDLFHVAMPLISPWRTAYGEDAAIHTVLCRMTSGSVVGWGESSPLAAPCYSPEWGGGIFAVCRDWLAPALLHQDVTSGEDLQRRLSHFKGNPFAKAVLDTAWWSLASRMQNKPVHQLLGEYAGCTPREEVAVGADFGVLDSVDELLNCVDGAVEQKFPRIKLKFRPGWDLPMLHAVRKRQPTHPIHIDCNSGYRLGDLPLFREIDELNLAMVEQPLQHDDLVDHAELQRSIRTPVCLDESLITVRQAQQAIALGSCRYANIKPGRVGGLTNAVQLHNEFQRAGIPCWVGGMLESATGAALCVSLAMLPNFTYPADIFPSSRFYHHDLSDPPLELIRTQEGLPGVRAPRELPEPNLDRLAKVTVQSA; via the coding sequence ATGAAGATCGACCGCCTCGATTTGTTTCACGTGGCCATGCCGCTAATCTCGCCGTGGCGAACGGCGTATGGCGAGGATGCTGCGATCCATACGGTGCTGTGCCGCATGACCAGCGGTTCGGTCGTGGGTTGGGGCGAGAGTTCGCCGCTGGCGGCGCCGTGCTACAGTCCGGAATGGGGCGGTGGCATCTTTGCGGTCTGTCGCGATTGGCTCGCGCCGGCCTTGCTTCACCAGGATGTGACTAGCGGCGAAGATCTGCAGCGCCGCCTCAGCCATTTCAAAGGGAACCCGTTCGCCAAAGCCGTCCTCGACACGGCTTGGTGGAGCCTGGCGAGTCGCATGCAGAACAAGCCGGTTCATCAGTTGCTGGGCGAATACGCCGGTTGCACGCCGCGCGAGGAAGTCGCCGTTGGTGCTGACTTCGGCGTGCTCGATTCGGTCGACGAATTGCTGAATTGTGTCGATGGCGCGGTCGAGCAGAAGTTCCCGCGGATCAAATTGAAGTTCCGCCCCGGTTGGGATTTGCCGATGCTGCACGCCGTGCGCAAGCGTCAGCCGACGCACCCGATTCATATCGATTGCAACAGCGGCTATCGACTAGGTGATCTGCCGTTGTTTCGCGAGATCGACGAATTGAATCTCGCCATGGTCGAACAACCGCTGCAGCACGACGACCTGGTCGATCACGCCGAACTGCAGCGCTCGATTCGCACACCGGTTTGTCTTGATGAGAGCCTCATCACGGTGCGACAAGCCCAGCAAGCGATCGCGCTCGGCAGTTGCCGTTATGCAAACATCAAACCGGGTCGCGTCGGCGGACTGACCAACGCCGTGCAGCTTCATAATGAGTTCCAGCGCGCCGGCATACCCTGCTGGGTTGGCGGCATGCTCGAAAGTGCGACCGGCGCAGCTTTGTGTGTTTCCCTCGCGATGCTGCCGAACTTCACGTATCCCGCCGACATTTTTCCCAGCAGTCGCTTCTATCATCACGACCTGAGTGATCCACCGCTCGAACTGATCCGCACGCAAGAAGGCCTACCGGGAGTGCGTGCGCCTCGCGAACTACCGGAACCAAATCTGGATCGGCTGGCCAAGGTTACGGTGCAATCGGCCTAG